A region from the Lolium perenne isolate Kyuss_39 chromosome 4, Kyuss_2.0, whole genome shotgun sequence genome encodes:
- the LOC127292466 gene encoding probable inactive leucine-rich repeat receptor-like protein kinase At3g03770 isoform X1 gives MAASACHLLVFISFFLALLPGTTPLQASQAWTLLKVQQLLNRPPVLGHWRRTTDFCGGGGTVAPSASVVCYGDTVTQLHIAGGAQGAPPLPLNFSIGALVTTLSRLPDLKVLTLSGLGLWGPLPGKLERLAGLEIVNMSGNYLYGPIPRGLSRLRSLQTLILDDNMIGGEVPGWIGTALPSLAVLSLRNNSLGGTVPGSLGSAPSLRSLVLASNNISGNLPDLRGLANLQVLDVGGNALGPAFPRLGRKVASVVLSRNRFGGGLPAAELSSFYLLERLDVSRNSFVGPFPPALLSLPNLRYLSIAGNRFTGTLSDKVPCGDNLQLVDLSSNLLSGSAPGCLRPDGKTGTVVLSSENCLDKGDGSQHPSPFCQNQALAVGIAVPHKERKKIGQRAGFIAGIVMAVLVAVSLVGAMAFLAVRKMTMEGAKTRPSAPLVDEQSSSSAYPSKLFADARYISQTVKLGALGVPPYRSFSLVELEAATNNFANSCLLGQDSYGEMYLGKLGNGVPVTIRSLKVKRNQSSQSFNRHIETISRLRHRHLVSALGHCFEYDLDDSTVTQLYLVFEYVNKGNLRSRISQGTEGRKLSWGQRISAAIGVAKGIQFLHGGIIPGLFGNNLRINNILLDQNHVAKIGSYNIPILGEATKSEQGGAGSKHQTDSTKLGDKVDLFDFGVILLELVSGKPITSIYEVEIMKELLLWAMAEEDRARRRSFVDPAVNKTCSDESLRTVMEICLRCLAKEAVHRPSVEDVLWNLQFATQVQDDWEGEIRSGDGSPVSSRATRSSRFSR, from the exons ATGGCGGCCAGTGCTTGCCATTTGCTGGTGTTcatctccttcttcttggcgttgctcCCGGGAACCACGCCGCTGCAGGCCTCCCAGGCGTGGACACTCCTCAAGGTCCAGCAGCTGCTCAACCGGCCCCCGGTGCTCGGCCACTGGCGCCGCACCACGGACTTCTGCGGCGGTGGCGGCACCGTGGCCCCCTCCGCCTCCGTCGTCTGCTACGGCGACACCGTGACGCAGCTCCACATCGCCGGCGGCGCCCAGGGCGCCCCGCCGCTCCCGCTCAACTTCTCCATCGGCGCCTTGGTCACCACGTTGTCCAGGCTCCCGGACCTCAAGGTGCTCACCCTCTCCGGCCTCGGCCTCTGGGGCCCGCTGCCAGGGAAGCTGGAGCGGCTCGCCGGGCTGGAGATCGTCAACATGAGCGGCAACTACCTCTACGGCCCCATCCCGAGAGGCCTCTCGCGGCTGCGGAGCCTGCAGACTCTCATCCTCGACGACAACATGATCGGCGGCGAGGTGCCGGGCTGGATCGGCACCGCGCTGCCGTCGCTGGCCGTGCTTAGCCTGCGGAACAACTCGCTGGGCGGCACCGTGCCGGGGTCCCTCGGGAGCGCGCCGTCGCTGCGCTCGCTCGTGCTCGCCTCCAACAACATCTCCGGGAACCTCCCCGACCTGCGCGGCCTGGCGAACCTCCAGGTGCTCGACGTCGGCGGCAACGCGCTCGGCCCGGCGTTCCCGCGCCTCGGGAGGAAGGTGGCGTCGGTGGTGCTCAGCCGGAACAGGTTCGGAGGCGGCCTCCCCGCCGCCGAGCTGAGCTCATTCTACCTGCTCGAGCGGCTGGACGTGTCGCGTAACAGCTTCGTCGGCCCGTTCCCGCCGGCGCTGCTGTCCCTGCCGAACCTCCGGTACCTGAGCATCGCCGGGAACAGGTTCACCGGGACGCTGTCCGACAAGGTGCCCTGCGGCGACAACCTCCAACTCGTCGACCTGTCGTCGAACCTTTTGTCAGGGAGCGCGCCGGGGTGCTTGAGGCCGGACGGGAAGACGGGGACGGTGGTGCTCTCGTCGGAGAACTGTTTGGACAAGGGCGACGGCTCACAGCACCCGTCGCCGTTCTGTCAGAACCAAGCATTGGCTGTGGGGATAGCAGTTCCTCACAAGGAGAGGAAGAAAATTGGCCAGCGGGCAGGTTTCATCGCCGGCATTGTAATGGCGGTTCTCGTTGCTGTCTCGCTCGTCGGCGCCATGGCATTCCTTGCCGTCAGGAAGATGACCATGGAAGGCGCAAAGACGAGGCCATCGGCGCCATTGGTGGACGAACAATCTTCTTCTAGTGCCTACCCTTCCAAGTTGTTCGCTGATGCAC GTTACATATCACAGACAGTGAAGCTAGGAGCATTGGGGGTCCCACCATATAGATCATTCTCTTTGGTCGAGCTCGAGGCAGCAACGAACAATTTCGCAAACTCATGCCTGCTAGGGCAAGATTCTTATGGAGAG ATGTATCTGGGGAAGCTAGGCAATGGTGTCCCTGTGACAATCAGGAGCCTCAAGGTTAAGAGAAACCAGAGTTCTCAAAGCTTCAACCGCCACATCGAAACGATATCTAGGCTCAGGCATCGGCACTTGGTCAGCGCTCTAGGACACTGCTTTGAGTATGATCTTGACGACTCCACCGTAACGCAATTGTACCTCGTGTTCGAGTACGTGAATAAGGGGAACTTGAGAAGCAGGATTTCGC AAGGAACTGAAGGGCGAAAGCTTAGCTGGGGGCAGAGAATATCTGCGGCCATCGGTGTCGCGAAGGGCATTCAGTTCTTGCATGGAGGGATTATACCTGGTCTATTCGGGAATAATCTCAGGATCAACAACATTCTTCTAGACCAGAATCACGTCGCGAAAATCGGCAGCTACAATATCCCAATCCTAGGAGAGGCCACGAAATCTGAG CAGGGAGGTGCCGGAAGCAAGCACCAAACTGATAG CACAAAGCTGGGCGACAAGGTCGATTTAtttgattttggggtgatcctgcTTGAGCTTGTATCTGGGAAGCCAATCACATCCATATATGAGGTGGAGATAATGAAAGAACTG CTGCTATGGGCAATGGCCGAAGAGGACCGGGCCAGGAGGAGGAGCTTTGTAGACCCAGCAGTGAATAAGACCTGTTCAGATGAATCACTGAGAACCGTCATGGAGATCTGCCTGAGGTGCCTTGCCAAGGAGGCGGTACACCGGCCGTCAGTGGAGGACGTGCTCTGGAACCTCCAGTTCGCCACCCAGGTGCAGGATGATTGGGAGGGGGAGATCCGGAGCGGCGATGGGTCTCCGGTGTCGTCCCGGGCTACCAGGTCATCCAGATTTAGCAGATAG
- the LOC127292466 gene encoding probable inactive leucine-rich repeat receptor-like protein kinase At3g03770 isoform X2 — protein MAASACHLLVFISFFLALLPGTTPLQASQAWTLLKVQQLLNRPPVLGHWRRTTDFCGGGGTVAPSASVVCYGDTVTQLHIAGGAQGAPPLPLNFSIGALVTTLSRLPDLKVLTLSGLGLWGPLPGKLERLAGLEIVNMSGNYLYGPIPRGLSRLRSLQTLILDDNMIGGEVPGWIGTALPSLAVLSLRNNSLGGTVPGSLGSAPSLRSLVLASNNISGNLPDLRGLANLQVLDVGGNALGPAFPRLGRKVASVVLSRNRFGGGLPAAELSSFYLLERLDVSRNSFVGPFPPALLSLPNLRYLSIAGNRFTGTLSDKVPCGDNLQLVDLSSNLLSGSAPGCLRPDGKTGTVVLSSENCLDKGDGSQHPSPFCQNQALAVGIAVPHKERKKIGQRAGFIAGIVMAVLVAVSLVGAMAFLAVRKMTMEGAKTRPSAPLVDEQSSSSAYPSKLFADARYISQTVKLGALGVPPYRSFSLVELEAATNNFANSCLLGQDSYGEMYLGKLGNGVPVTIRSLKVKRNQSSQSFNRHIETISRLRHRHLVSALGHCFEYDLDDSTVTQLYLVFEYVNKGNLRSRISQGTEGRKLSWGQRISAAIGVAKGIQFLHGGIIPGLFGNNLRINNILLDQNHVAKIGSYNIPILGEATKSEGGAGSKHQTDSTKLGDKVDLFDFGVILLELVSGKPITSIYEVEIMKELLLWAMAEEDRARRRSFVDPAVNKTCSDESLRTVMEICLRCLAKEAVHRPSVEDVLWNLQFATQVQDDWEGEIRSGDGSPVSSRATRSSRFSR, from the exons ATGGCGGCCAGTGCTTGCCATTTGCTGGTGTTcatctccttcttcttggcgttgctcCCGGGAACCACGCCGCTGCAGGCCTCCCAGGCGTGGACACTCCTCAAGGTCCAGCAGCTGCTCAACCGGCCCCCGGTGCTCGGCCACTGGCGCCGCACCACGGACTTCTGCGGCGGTGGCGGCACCGTGGCCCCCTCCGCCTCCGTCGTCTGCTACGGCGACACCGTGACGCAGCTCCACATCGCCGGCGGCGCCCAGGGCGCCCCGCCGCTCCCGCTCAACTTCTCCATCGGCGCCTTGGTCACCACGTTGTCCAGGCTCCCGGACCTCAAGGTGCTCACCCTCTCCGGCCTCGGCCTCTGGGGCCCGCTGCCAGGGAAGCTGGAGCGGCTCGCCGGGCTGGAGATCGTCAACATGAGCGGCAACTACCTCTACGGCCCCATCCCGAGAGGCCTCTCGCGGCTGCGGAGCCTGCAGACTCTCATCCTCGACGACAACATGATCGGCGGCGAGGTGCCGGGCTGGATCGGCACCGCGCTGCCGTCGCTGGCCGTGCTTAGCCTGCGGAACAACTCGCTGGGCGGCACCGTGCCGGGGTCCCTCGGGAGCGCGCCGTCGCTGCGCTCGCTCGTGCTCGCCTCCAACAACATCTCCGGGAACCTCCCCGACCTGCGCGGCCTGGCGAACCTCCAGGTGCTCGACGTCGGCGGCAACGCGCTCGGCCCGGCGTTCCCGCGCCTCGGGAGGAAGGTGGCGTCGGTGGTGCTCAGCCGGAACAGGTTCGGAGGCGGCCTCCCCGCCGCCGAGCTGAGCTCATTCTACCTGCTCGAGCGGCTGGACGTGTCGCGTAACAGCTTCGTCGGCCCGTTCCCGCCGGCGCTGCTGTCCCTGCCGAACCTCCGGTACCTGAGCATCGCCGGGAACAGGTTCACCGGGACGCTGTCCGACAAGGTGCCCTGCGGCGACAACCTCCAACTCGTCGACCTGTCGTCGAACCTTTTGTCAGGGAGCGCGCCGGGGTGCTTGAGGCCGGACGGGAAGACGGGGACGGTGGTGCTCTCGTCGGAGAACTGTTTGGACAAGGGCGACGGCTCACAGCACCCGTCGCCGTTCTGTCAGAACCAAGCATTGGCTGTGGGGATAGCAGTTCCTCACAAGGAGAGGAAGAAAATTGGCCAGCGGGCAGGTTTCATCGCCGGCATTGTAATGGCGGTTCTCGTTGCTGTCTCGCTCGTCGGCGCCATGGCATTCCTTGCCGTCAGGAAGATGACCATGGAAGGCGCAAAGACGAGGCCATCGGCGCCATTGGTGGACGAACAATCTTCTTCTAGTGCCTACCCTTCCAAGTTGTTCGCTGATGCAC GTTACATATCACAGACAGTGAAGCTAGGAGCATTGGGGGTCCCACCATATAGATCATTCTCTTTGGTCGAGCTCGAGGCAGCAACGAACAATTTCGCAAACTCATGCCTGCTAGGGCAAGATTCTTATGGAGAG ATGTATCTGGGGAAGCTAGGCAATGGTGTCCCTGTGACAATCAGGAGCCTCAAGGTTAAGAGAAACCAGAGTTCTCAAAGCTTCAACCGCCACATCGAAACGATATCTAGGCTCAGGCATCGGCACTTGGTCAGCGCTCTAGGACACTGCTTTGAGTATGATCTTGACGACTCCACCGTAACGCAATTGTACCTCGTGTTCGAGTACGTGAATAAGGGGAACTTGAGAAGCAGGATTTCGC AAGGAACTGAAGGGCGAAAGCTTAGCTGGGGGCAGAGAATATCTGCGGCCATCGGTGTCGCGAAGGGCATTCAGTTCTTGCATGGAGGGATTATACCTGGTCTATTCGGGAATAATCTCAGGATCAACAACATTCTTCTAGACCAGAATCACGTCGCGAAAATCGGCAGCTACAATATCCCAATCCTAGGAGAGGCCACGAAATCTGAG GGAGGTGCCGGAAGCAAGCACCAAACTGATAG CACAAAGCTGGGCGACAAGGTCGATTTAtttgattttggggtgatcctgcTTGAGCTTGTATCTGGGAAGCCAATCACATCCATATATGAGGTGGAGATAATGAAAGAACTG CTGCTATGGGCAATGGCCGAAGAGGACCGGGCCAGGAGGAGGAGCTTTGTAGACCCAGCAGTGAATAAGACCTGTTCAGATGAATCACTGAGAACCGTCATGGAGATCTGCCTGAGGTGCCTTGCCAAGGAGGCGGTACACCGGCCGTCAGTGGAGGACGTGCTCTGGAACCTCCAGTTCGCCACCCAGGTGCAGGATGATTGGGAGGGGGAGATCCGGAGCGGCGATGGGTCTCCGGTGTCGTCCCGGGCTACCAGGTCATCCAGATTTAGCAGATAG